The genomic segment ACCTCCTCAGTGTTAATTATTTGATATGAATGTGAGAACTGTATAATGGCAAAAGATGAAAtagtttggacataaatgaaaattatttgaaCTAGTTGGTTTCTGCTCCAGCATAATAAACACTAAATGAGATTGTCAGGAGCTGGAATACATAAATTCAAGTGTGGAATCTAAGTATTATCAACCTTTGATATGTGTGAAGGTGAAGAAAGATATGGGACTAAATAGAAAGAAAGTATCTAAAATGGAAAATGGTGAACTTATATAACGCTTATCGGTAAATATCATTGATACAAAAGGGAGAAAAATCTGGCCACAAACTATTGCAccataatggacaatggctgaTCTAAACCAAATCTCTGTCCCCTATCTAGACTGAAGATACCATAGATGCGCACATAATAAAAATTGGTGTTTGACTTAAGTATAGGTGTTGTTTTCAACTGTAATTGTCCATcacatagaaaataaatttgggccattgtctaaaaaacatttgctttgttCACACACACATCACATGCACTTTATCATATGTCTGGAGTATTCAGTAGTCCACAGTATATGTTCAATGAAAAAAGTTTATTCAATTGTGTGGAGAGACTGTAAGTcaacagtgcattttaatcTATGAGACTAAATATAGGGTCTAAGTAATCTTACCCTCTTCAAGTTTGTTCCATACTCTCGTCAAATTTAATTTGAATTATGCAAAGAACTACATACAATATGGTAAAAATCAAACTtaatatcataaaaatgaataaaatgatatggaaatgttgtgtGACGAGAGACTGTAAGTcaacagtgcattttaatcTATGAGACTAAATATAGGGTCTAAGTAATCTTACCCTCTTCAAGTGTGAAAACCAGTATATCagcaaaaaacaaatttaatatgAATTACGCAAAGAACTACTTACAATATAGTGAAAAACAAactaaatatcataaaaatgaataaaatatttatgagtAGCTATTCATAAAAGTCATACAATATAGCTTTCATACTTGTCCCCTGTAGAAATtttaagataactttctcgttaACTGTACATGCTGGCTTTGGCAGCATAAACATCATGATACTAAAATGATTTGATATAATACTGAGTGACTTGCGCATATGCAGTCGATGTATTCATAATATGAGAATCCACTTTCAAGCATTGTGATGTTGACACTGACAGGCATGCTGTCTGACCAGCtgttttgaaggaaaaaaattgaccaaatgtGAAAAAACAGCTGAACAGCTGAAAAACAGCTGAACTAATGCTGTCTGACCTGAACTCATAgagatttttcacaaaacatgacaaaaaaattccttaaaattacaaatttcatcaaaatgaggATAAATCTCAATAAGGTCCTCCCTGCTGACCAGTACACCAAAAGTCAAagcaattttgaaaaagattttaaaatagttttgacagaaatacccaaaattacaaaattttccaAACTCATACTGGTATGCtgcaaaattacaaagtttgtcataatcatatgatgcatctacacaccaaatatcatgtCTGTAAGTACGGTAtgctgtttttcaaaatatttgagtgaACAGACATCCTTTCAAATGGACAAAGATAGGAagatacatacaaacacacacatacatacctaccttgacacacaagtcattgacaatgacacagtccctacttgttaatgggtactttaattacacaTCCTCAGAGAGGAAAGAGTCGTcttcattaaaggtatacagtctccggtaatctaaatatacccatatatggtcaaaggggcgttaattggaattcaaaatgcccatgtgagggcgctgtttttaaaaagcggccacccgcttaaaatctgtgattggttagattttctctttccatggtaactgtggcaaaattggaacaggtgacagtatacatttaattaggtctgtgattaaaaatatgtttcaaaTAAGGATATCAATACTATAAtaagataatgatgactgaaTGACCAGATAATCATATTTCAATgagtttttatcaatattaccaggATTCTCCACGGAAATTTTTGTCAGAGGGGCGGCTAATTAgcataataatttgcatattgatttACATTAGTTAACCTATGACCTCCAGTAGGTTAAAAGATTACTGTCAATACCTTTAAAAGGCAGCATTATACACACAGTGTTGTCAGTAACATGCAACAGCCTTCGACATATCCATAGACTAAAGACCAGATCAATGGAATAATGTTAACCCTTtaaacccggctcggacataaatgtccgatgatgtcatagagtaccagggggacagggtgcaaagggttaataaagtAGTTGCCTTTCTGTCAGAAAAAATCATGTAAAAAGGGACCCGCCACCAGAACCAATATTGGTAAGATTATTCAGGGATTGTTATCAGGATGAATGAGGACTGCAAACTACTTCAAAACAatcatctttattttttttcatgtattctCCAACAATTGAATAAAGACATAAGTAATATCTTTCTCTCAACTTGCTGACCCCCCGTTTCAAGTAattatagttttaacaaataacacTTTGAAACATTAAAGGAAATGAGTCTTCCGCTTGACTGTTTATGATCAAAGGCTAATGAACCTTCTGATCTCCAAAGTCTGAGCGTGGACGTACGGTAGACCATGGACGTCCACGGGTAGACAAACGCATATATCCCGGGCATGTATCCCATCATCGGCCAATTTGCAAACAGTTGGAAAGAGCAATGGAAAGGGCTAAATGTATAACTAAAACCATCTTAATCTGGTCGCTGTATCATAGAGCTAATAGCGAGTAAAAGTTGAATCGTGGTACCGGTGAACTCCTTATTGCAAACGTAGTACATACAGAGCTGTGCACAACCTTTCCAACTCGGAAACTATATCTCCTGCCCGATGCATGGTTATTCAGTAAAGCCTACCGCGATTTCACAGTTTTGCATGCATTAGCAGTTCAAACCACACCATCTCCTACCAAGTCTGCATAAGCTGAACTTCTAATGCTAACAATACGCAAGGATCGGACCGCTATCGATAGCTGCGACCGCAGCTAACTTAAAACAGCCACCATTTTGACATCTCCGTACAGTTTACAAGGGAGAGTACTTTTGTCCAATAGAAAGGTACGTTTCATAGCGCAAGTATACTCAGCAACGAAGCCTTAGCATTATGAGCATAGATAAATATTTCCGTATTGTACAAAATTGCTGATTGGTTAAGACTGGAAGATTCCATTTGAAGGGACTGCTAGAGTCGAGTCAAAGGGAGACCCAGTAAGAACTTTCGATCGATCATGCACAGCAGTTCGCTGTGAGAGTTTCGTGTACGCTGTACAAAAACTTTGTTGTGCACCAGCAAATTGCGTCTACATTAAcaccttcaaagttcaaatcatttaaaattgcACTTCTGTAGACTTTGCTGAGTCCCCCCAGCGTGCGCGTAGCAGAACAGGACATTACTGATTAGCAATGATTTTTTTGATACACATGTTTGATCAGATCGGTACTTTGACAAACTCCGCTTCAAAAAATAGGTGTGAAACGATTGCCATTTGCCATGACCAAGTGTCGACGTCAAGATTACAAAGTGTGAATGATCCACAATTTGTATTGTACATTATGTGCAGCAAGTAAGCAAGTACACAAATTGCTCGCTAACAATTGACAACTACGAGCTTCGTTTCCATCAAAAACAAAGGGGCGGCGTTTCCAATTGCAGGGGCGGCACATTAGCTATAGGGGCAGTCACCAAAAACAGAGGGGCGGGCCGCCCCTCAAAAACCCCCCGTGGAGAACCCTGATCAcattttttggcttatttgcatatttttcaacGATAATTTTATTTAAACTAATTCCCTTTGGAAGTTCATAATGCATCTAAACcccataaatatttaaatgaaatacaaagtgATTCTCAACACTTTGCAATCAGACTAGGgcatttttgataaaaagattTGATATGTTTTataattatacatctaccatggagtacaatagaattttgcgtgcgctaaaaagccGTACAGAATGCCTGTTCCGTAACACAAACAGTTTCCAGATGTCCCATCCCCTGTGGGTGTATCTgtgcgttcactgttgaacagTTTCGAGGGACCCATTGGACGactgccagaacatgtctcgcgtgCGCTCTGTACGTGCGTGTGTAGTGCTCACACACTATCCAGAACTTGCTGAAGTGTGTCAGAGATAATGATCCACACTGGTGCAATAAAATCGGAAGGAAAACTGTTGACATtacacgaaaacggtcactactctgacaattcgATGCCCctgtcaggaatgtaagatgtgtAATAATAACGTTATcatgaaaataccacaaaggatgtactcggacattggcgccatGCATAGCCTTCCGATTCGCATCAGGTGacacgctgcgccaatgtcctcgtgcatcctttctCTCttttgtaataacctcataatacaAATAGGAAAACTTGTCCCCAATATATAATGTTGCAACTTGCGagtttcatcacaattttaacaaaactgaTGAAGGTTATCCCTTTGGACCTCTAAGATCAAAGAATAAAGCATTCTTACAAGCAGTTTACAAGAAGAGATCTTACCCCTTTGATGAGGACAAATGCCCCAAAatattaactatgcaaatttcaccacaacttGAGCAGTCATCGCTATGAACTCAGGTAGCAAATATCTCAACAACACTCTTCACATTTATACTGTATGATATTTGAGTAGAATAACACGTAGAGAGAATTCTTTGAGTTCAAATGTTGTACTGTGAACTTGACATGTATGTGGTATGATACACAAATGGATCAATCTGTGCAACCTAAGAGTAGATGTATCGATGACGGTTTTATCACACTCTTCACATTCCTACGGCTGAGATGTAAGTGGATCAATATGTGCCTTATAACGATAAGACAGCTCTTTTGTGTGAATTATTTACCACACTCAATCCATTTGTACGGTCTGACATCAGAGTGGCTCAATTGGTTTGACACCCGAATGGATCAGTCTATGCTTCGTAAGATTGCTCTTATGTTTGAATGCTTTACCACACTCCTGgcattcatatggtctgatACCAGAGTGGCTCAATTGGTGAATCCTAAGATTGCCCTTTTGAATGAATgtcttaccacactctttgcattcatatggtctgatGCCGGAATGGGTTAATCTGTGCTTCTTTAGATTGCCTCTATCTTTGAATGCTTTATCACATACTTCacattcatatggtctgaggTTTGAATGGACCACATTATGCCTACTAAGAGAAGTCTtgtttgtgaatgttttaccacactctttgcattcatacgaTCTGAGGCCTGAATGGATCAAATTGTGCCCCCTGAGAGTGCTTCTATCTTTGAATGCTTTACCGCATACTTCACATCCATATGGTCTGAGGTTTGAATGGACCACACTGTGTACGTTAAGACTGCTcttttgtgtgaatgttttaccacactctttacattcataagGTCTGAGGCCTGAATGAATCAGTTTGTGCTTCATAAGATCAGTGCTACGTGTAAATGCTTgatcacactctttgcatttgtgGGGTTTGAAGCCTGTATGGGTAAATCTGTGCCACCTAAGAGAGCCGCTatctttgaatgttttaccacatactttacattcatatggtctgaggTTTGTGTGGATCACACTGTGTCTCATAAGACCGGCCTTTTGCCTGAATttcttaccacactctttgcattcatgtggtTTGACACCTGAATGGATCAGTATGTGCTCCGTAAGACTCCTCTTTGCTGAGAACGCTTTACCACACtccttgcattcatatgtgCTGACACGTACACCAGAGTGCGTGACTTGATGTGTCCTAAGATGGCTcttttgtgtgaatgttttaccacactctttgcattcatatggtctgaggCCTGAATGAATCAATCTGTGCATGTTAAGATGTTCATTACGTGAGAATGTCTTACCGCACACTTCACATTCATGTGGTTTGACTCCTGAATGGATCAGTTTGTGCGGCCTAAGATCACCCTTGCGTGTAAAttttttaccacactctttgcattcatacggTCTGAGGCCTGAATGGATCGAACTGTGCACCGTAAGAGTTCTCCTGTCTTTGAATTTATCACCACAAACTTCACATTCATACGGTCGGAGGTTTGAATGGGCTAATTTGTGTGTTTTAAGATGGACCTTTTGTGTAAacgttttaccacactctttgcattcatatggtctgaggCCTGTGTGGACCATACTGTGCGTCATAAGACTGTCCTTTACTGCGAATGTCTTACCAcaatctttgcattcatatggttTGACACCAGTATGGATTAGTCTATGCTTCGTAAGACTGCTCTTTGCTAAGAATGTTTTATCACACTTCTCACATTTATACTTTCTGACACGTGTACTAGAGTGTGTGACTTGATGTGTCCTAAGATTGCTcttttgtgtgaatgttttaccgcactctttgcattcatacggTTGGAGGCCCGAATGGATCAGTCTGTGCGTGCTAAGATAGCTCTTACTTGAGAATGTCTTACCACAATCTCTACATTCATATGGTTTTACACCTGAATGGATCAGTTTGTGCTTTCTAAGATTGcgattacatgtaaatgtttttccacactctttgcattcataagGCCTGAATCCTGAATGGATCAAACCATGCACCCTGAGAGAGTTTCTAtaattgaatgttttaccacatacttcacattcatatggtctgaggTTTGAATGGACCAAATTGTGTGTACTAAGCTGGGCCTTCTGTTTGAATGTCTTACcgcactctttgcattcataagGTTTGACTCCTGAATGGATCAGTCTGTGTTTTGCAAGATTGCCCTtaagtgtgaatgttttaccacactctttgcattcatacagTCTGAGGCCTGAATGTATCAGGCTGTGCTTCCCAAGACTGTCCTCTTGAGTGAATGTTTCACCACAATCCgtgcattcatgtggtctgttATTTCTTTCAATATTGCCATTTACTTCACATTTCCAAACTGATGTCGTCCCACTTTCTGAACAGAAATAAGACTCTTCTATTTGCAATGGGCAATCCTTTACAAGCCTTGTTTTCCAATCACCTCTTTCACACTCCTGGCTCTTATTACTGCATACCTGTACCAGTGCATTCTGTgagttattttcatcattattcaaaTGACTCTCAGACAAACTGATGGAATCTTTGTCCACTGTAGATTGGTTGTCAATGTGATCATGCTGTGCAGTAAAGTCTTCTCTATCCTTTTCTGTGCTGTCATACTCCAAGGTGACATAACCATTTTGGACAAGACTCTGTATGATCATTGATGCTCCTGTTTGTAGAGAAAAGGGTTTAGAAAAATACATGAAAGGAATATTATATACGAGCGCCACAGGAGTATGCACAGCTGTATTCtgtaaatatgaaatttaaatattattcAACAAGCAACTGACAAATCTTCAGAATTTTATTAGAATGATGACTTGACCATAACGATTCTTTTGTTGCATTCACAAGGGGAATCAGTATCTAAGGATGTAAGTTCAAATCTAATAgacccttttcataagtctagcaccctcctgtggccactgtgaatttgaagCCGAAGCGAGACCACTGGGGAAAACCCTGTACAGCCTCCGGAGGGTTTTCCCCAGTGGCTtcgctttgacttcaaattcacagtggccactggagggcgctagacttatgAATAGGGTCTATTGATCATTTTCTGAATTTATGTCAAAGCCTAGGAAAGGACTGCTTATAAGACTCATgtaaataagaaataaaaaaaagcacCAATGACATTTTGCTCCTACCggtattttgcaacattttgcaaGCCAGATTGAGTGTATGTATGATATTTAATAGCTCCTCATGACCTTAAATGtagcttgtgatattcatagtaagtagcatttgaacacattttgatgcacCCTCTACTAGTGTAATGGATGACAACTGTTGCGACAGACACAGACACTTACACTACACCTTTACAGCCTGGTACATCATAGGTAGTGATTCGTTCTATCATACCAAAGTAAAGGACCCTCTTGTAATATCATATTGCATACAATTTATGTAGACAATATTTGGCTGccccactgtctatggttgcagatAGAACACTAACGCAACATGTAAAAAAATACTTGTCTGTAGCAACATATCtctttttttgtgaattttcccattctaaaaaaAATATGGTTTTAAGTCAACTAGCTGACAACTTAAGTCATTGGTTAAAACTTTCCTGACTCTGTCCATGAACATTAACAATCGACCTAGCAGCTGAAATAGCTCCACTGTGCTATATAGAGAATAACTGCTTTTGACACGTGTTGATGAAGAacgtggaaatctttgataggcCATTCTTTTAGACAAACATAACtggtaaaaatatacaaatatacaagatttcatcattatttgaacatatcacCTTAAGATCATCCTTTAGAACATACAACCAAAGGTATCAGACAAGTTTGAGAAtcaaatgttttgacaaaaatggtgaaaattgccctaaGAGAACAGAATTggagatttcatcataaattcaatatt from the Ptychodera flava strain L36383 chromosome 2, AS_Pfla_20210202, whole genome shotgun sequence genome contains:
- the LOC139122849 gene encoding zinc finger protein 91-like — encoded protein: MASLGRDREQQTATRNKTVSSGRYTRGILFSPKECSAICKAARQFDQLRELGKSFESLSSTLCQDNTSSMSGASMIIQSLVQNGYVTLEYDSTEKDREDFTAQHDHIDNQSTVDKDSISLSESHLNNDENNSQNALVQVCSNKSQECERGDWKTRLVKDCPLQIEESYFCSESGTTSVWKCEVNGNIERNNRPHECTDCGETFTQEDSLGKHSLIHSGLRLYECKECGKTFTLKGNLAKHRLIHSGVKPYECKECGKTFKQKAQLSTHNLVHSNLRPYECEVCGKTFNYRNSLRVHGLIHSGFRPYECKECGKTFTCNRNLRKHKLIHSGVKPYECRDCGKTFSSKSYLSTHRLIHSGLQPYECKECGKTFTQKSNLRTHQVTHSSTRVRKYKCEKCDKTFLAKSSLTKHRLIHTGVKPYECKDCGKTFAVKDSLMTHSMVHTGLRPYECKECGKTFTQKVHLKTHKLAHSNLRPYECEVCGDKFKDRRTLTVHSSIHSGLRPYECKECGKKFTRKGDLRPHKLIHSGVKPHECEVCGKTFSRNEHLNMHRLIHSGLRPYECKECGKTFTQKSHLRTHQVTHSGVRVSTYECKECGKAFSAKRSLTEHILIHSGVKPHECKECGKKFRQKAGLMRHSVIHTNLRPYECKVCGKTFKDSGSLRWHRFTHTGFKPHKCKECDQAFTRSTDLMKHKLIHSGLRPYECKECGKTFTQKSSLNVHSVVHSNLRPYGCEVCGKAFKDRSTLRGHNLIHSGLRSYECKECGKTFTNKTSLSRHNVVHSNLRPYECEVCDKAFKDRGNLKKHRLTHSGIRPYECKECGKTFIQKGNLRIHQLSHSGIRPYECQECGKAFKHKSNLTKHRLIHSGVKPIEPL